One genomic region from Saprospiraceae bacterium encodes:
- a CDS encoding GDP-L-fucose synthase, producing MNLNSKIYIAGHRGMVGSAILRNLQSQGYTNIVYATSSELNLMDQLAVNDFFVSHRPEYVFMAAAKVGGIIANNTYRADFLYENLQMQNNVIHGAYQSGVQKLLFLGSSCIYPKLAPQPLKEEYLLTGLLETTNEPYAIAKIAGVKMCDAYRAQYGCHFISAMPTNLYGPNDNYDLQNSHVLPALLRKFIEAKKQGLPTVTLWGTGSPYREFMHVDDCAAGCIYLMQHYDQEGHVNIGTGIDLQIKDLAALIAQVVGFEGKIVYDIDKPDGTPRKLMDVSKINALGWSANIPLETGIEMVYQNVKDKF from the coding sequence ATGAACCTAAATTCCAAAATATATATCGCTGGTCACCGCGGAATGGTGGGCTCAGCTATCCTGAGAAACTTACAATCGCAGGGTTATACTAACATAGTCTATGCCACCTCTTCTGAGCTAAATTTAATGGACCAGTTAGCTGTAAATGACTTCTTCGTGAGCCATCGTCCTGAATATGTATTTATGGCCGCTGCGAAAGTGGGGGGGATCATTGCGAATAATACCTACCGCGCCGACTTTCTCTATGAAAATCTTCAGATGCAAAATAATGTCATCCATGGAGCTTATCAGTCTGGTGTACAAAAATTATTATTTCTTGGATCATCCTGTATCTATCCTAAATTGGCTCCTCAACCGCTCAAGGAAGAATATTTACTCACCGGTTTGCTGGAAACCACCAATGAACCCTATGCTATAGCCAAAATAGCCGGTGTCAAAATGTGTGATGCTTACAGAGCTCAGTATGGATGCCATTTTATCTCAGCCATGCCGACAAACCTGTATGGACCCAATGACAATTATGATCTGCAGAACAGTCATGTGCTGCCGGCTTTGTTAAGAAAATTTATCGAAGCAAAAAAACAAGGTCTTCCTACTGTCACCTTATGGGGCACAGGCTCTCCTTATCGTGAATTTATGCATGTCGATGATTGTGCAGCAGGATGTATCTATCTCATGCAGCACTATGACCAGGAGGGACATGTCAATATAGGTACCGGCATTGATCTTCAGATAAAAGACTTAGCTGCTTTGATCGCTCAAGTGGTAGGCTTCGAAGGCAAAATAGTTTATGATATCGACAAACCAGATGGGACTCCCAGAAAATTGATGGATGTATCCAAAATCAATGCATTGGGCTGGTCAGCCAATATCCCTTTGGAAACAGGTATAGAAATGGTCTACCAAAATGTGAAAGATAAATTTTAA
- a CDS encoding FkbM family methyltransferase, whose product MSSWLDRITAINRQLISSYRCRHIAYLINGILKKTALDKTAPDQWKLIKNYDGNLSMYVNPNEHIGRRIYFDGYYEGSEWRVLKKLITPSMCIIDIGANIGSWSLLFSKLAQEGTVYAIEPSTWFELLEKNIAINSFKNIKTFQCAFGNVAQEAWIEEPPPGNDKNYGMSRIALDKKSSARSVSIYRLDEFVEKQTIKKIDWIKIDTEGMELEILKGGVDVLKQYQPNVMLEMNPVALHHYEATFEQLVLFLQNLGYIHFYQAGRRGLLKQLNIPEILSSVASLNVFCSVSPLNT is encoded by the coding sequence TTGAGTAGCTGGCTGGATAGAATCACGGCGATAAACAGGCAGCTAATCTCTTCATACCGATGTAGACATATTGCGTACCTGATAAACGGAATATTAAAAAAAACAGCCTTAGACAAAACAGCACCAGATCAATGGAAACTCATAAAAAACTATGATGGTAATCTTTCGATGTATGTCAATCCAAATGAACACATCGGTCGTCGAATCTACTTTGATGGATATTATGAAGGATCTGAATGGAGGGTATTGAAGAAATTAATAACCCCAAGTATGTGCATTATCGACATAGGTGCCAATATCGGATCCTGGTCCTTACTCTTTTCTAAGCTGGCCCAAGAGGGAACAGTATATGCCATAGAACCATCCACCTGGTTTGAACTTTTAGAAAAAAATATTGCTATCAATTCTTTTAAAAATATTAAAACTTTTCAATGTGCTTTTGGCAATGTGGCTCAGGAAGCATGGATCGAAGAACCCCCTCCCGGAAATGATAAAAATTACGGAATGAGCAGAATCGCACTGGACAAAAAAAGTTCCGCCAGATCAGTTAGCATATATCGATTGGATGAATTTGTAGAAAAACAAACCATAAAAAAAATTGATTGGATAAAAATTGATACGGAGGGGATGGAATTGGAAATCTTAAAAGGGGGTGTCGATGTCTTGAAACAATATCAGCCTAACGTTATGCTCGAAATGAATCCCGTCGCCCTTCATCATTATGAGGCGACCTTTGAGCAATTGGTCCTGTTTTTACAAAACCTCGGTTATATTCATTTTTACCAGGCAGGTAGAAGAGGCTTGCTGAAACAGCTGAACATACCCGAGATACTCAGCTCTGTGGCATCCTTAAATGTTTTTTGCTCAGTAAGTCCATTAAATACCTGA
- the gmd gene encoding GDP-mannose 4,6-dehydratase — MSKTALITGVTGQDGAYLSHLLLKKGYTVHGIKRRASMFNTGRIDDIYQDPHIENKKFILHHGDLSDSTNIIRIIQLVQPDEIYNLGAMSHVQVSFEEPEYSADVDGIGTLRILEAIRILGLEKKTKVYQASTSELYGLVQEVPQSEKTPFYPRSPYGVAKLYAYWITVNYREAYNIFACNGILFNHESPLRGETFVTRKITRAVAKIALGLQDTLFLGNLNAKRDWGHAKDYVELMWKILQYKKPEDWVIATGVTTEIREFVKMAFREVGIELMFKGKGKKEYAVIVECKNPEYQVPKGKVVVKVDPNYFRPTEVDLLIGDPSKAKKILKWKPKYTVETLCAEMVAADVELFRRDQVLRDAGYRVKNEFE, encoded by the coding sequence ATGTCTAAAACAGCCCTCATCACCGGTGTCACAGGTCAGGACGGTGCCTACCTCTCTCATTTATTATTAAAAAAAGGATATACAGTACACGGTATCAAGCGCAGAGCGTCTATGTTCAACACGGGTCGCATCGATGATATCTACCAGGACCCGCACATAGAAAATAAAAAATTTATCCTGCATCATGGGGACTTGTCGGACAGCACGAATATCATCCGCATCATCCAATTGGTGCAGCCTGATGAAATATACAACCTCGGGGCAATGAGTCATGTACAGGTTAGTTTTGAGGAACCGGAATATTCAGCAGATGTGGATGGTATCGGTACACTTAGAATTTTGGAGGCAATACGAATCCTCGGCCTGGAGAAAAAAACGAAAGTATACCAGGCCTCTACTTCAGAATTATATGGTTTGGTGCAGGAAGTCCCTCAATCAGAAAAGACACCTTTTTATCCACGGTCTCCTTACGGGGTAGCAAAATTGTATGCATATTGGATCACCGTCAATTACCGGGAGGCGTATAATATATTTGCCTGCAATGGAATCTTGTTCAATCATGAATCTCCTCTGAGGGGAGAGACTTTTGTCACCCGCAAAATTACCCGGGCTGTAGCCAAAATTGCTTTGGGATTGCAGGACACCCTGTTTCTGGGTAATCTCAATGCTAAGCGGGATTGGGGCCATGCCAAAGACTATGTGGAGCTCATGTGGAAAATCCTTCAATATAAAAAACCGGAGGATTGGGTCATAGCCACAGGAGTGACCACAGAGATTAGGGAGTTTGTAAAAATGGCATTCAGAGAGGTTGGCATAGAGTTGATGTTTAAAGGGAAAGGCAAAAAAGAGTATGCGGTCATTGTTGAATGTAAAAATCCGGAGTATCAGGTACCCAAAGGCAAAGTCGTAGTAAAGGTGGATCCTAATTATTTCCGCCCTACTGAAGTGGACCTTTTAATCGGCGATCCCAGCAAAGCTAAAAAAATACTAAAATGGAAGCCAAAGTATACAGTCGAAACGCTTTGTGCAGAAATGGTGGCGGCAGATGTAGAATTGTTCCGGCGGGACCAGGTGTTGCGGGATGCGGGGTATAGGGTGAAGAATGAATTTGAATGA
- a CDS encoding mannose-1-phosphate guanylyltransferase, with product MNYAIIMAGGAGTRFWPLSTEEKPKQFLDILGTGKTFIQMTVERFKGIIRTENIYIVTNEKYRALIHEQLPDLNDHQIIAEPSRNNTAPCILLAALKVQKKDPEACCVFVPADHLIINTASYQQNILAALHHASTHHAIVTIGIVPTRSETGYGYIKFDPLQDEEIKRVEQFVEKPNIDTARLYVASGNYLWNAGMFAWHVNTIVQQYQSLSPEVFNILSTGSDAYNTAQEKQFLADHYAQTPTFLLILRLWKNLTVYILYLQILTGLIWVSGHLYTKPAPWMHRAMCK from the coding sequence ATGAATTACGCAATCATCATGGCCGGGGGAGCCGGTACCCGCTTCTGGCCGCTGAGTACAGAAGAAAAACCTAAACAATTTCTGGACATCCTGGGGACTGGTAAAACCTTTATCCAGATGACGGTCGAACGGTTTAAAGGAATCATTCGAACCGAAAATATTTATATCGTCACCAATGAAAAATACCGGGCTCTCATTCATGAACAATTGCCGGATTTAAATGACCATCAAATCATTGCCGAGCCCAGCCGCAACAATACCGCACCATGCATCCTGCTGGCCGCATTAAAAGTGCAGAAAAAAGACCCGGAGGCTTGTTGTGTTTTTGTACCGGCCGATCACCTGATCATCAACACCGCATCCTATCAACAAAATATCCTGGCAGCACTACACCATGCATCGACCCATCACGCCATAGTGACCATCGGCATCGTCCCTACTCGTTCTGAGACAGGATATGGTTATATCAAATTTGATCCTTTGCAGGACGAAGAAATAAAACGAGTCGAGCAATTTGTTGAAAAACCAAATATAGATACAGCCAGACTGTATGTCGCCTCCGGGAATTATCTATGGAATGCAGGTATGTTTGCCTGGCATGTCAACACCATTGTGCAACAATATCAATCCTTGTCGCCAGAGGTCTTCAATATACTTTCAACTGGCTCAGATGCCTATAACACTGCGCAGGAAAAACAATTTTTAGCGGATCATTATGCGCAGACCCCAACATTTCTGTTGATTTTGCGATTATGGAAAAATCTGACTGTGTATATACTTTATCTGCAGATTTTGACTGGTCTGATCTGGGTATCTGGTCATCTGTATACGAAGCCAGCGCCATGGATGCACAGGGCAATGTGCAAATAG
- a CDS encoding ATP-binding protein, whose translation MISADKIKEIVKSQSVLFEGQGQWLKRETDIGSKLISGYVLVLTGVRRSGKSTLLKQFSESVRPSLYLHFDDPRLVEFEVLDFYKIEEIYGMDSIYLFDELSNIPEWEKYIRHLTERKGKAIVTGSNANLIGPEYGTLLTGRNLPQELFPLSYNEYLSLRNYAKGNDSFQSYIKEGGFPEYLFHPNTEILRQYLIDILNRDIIRRYSVVNTEDLNRLTMYLMNNIARLYSIQNIKKALDVKSVNTLSTYITYLEDVYLLFSVPIYDLSYKRQLINNKKIYAIDTAMVNSVTVKVNQDIGRLFENTIFLHLRRYIREIFYYKKEFECDFVVRCPNQEFQCYQVCYQLNDDNLKRELNGLVEALEFFKLEEGTLISFAQTDYFVINNKKINVIPAYEWCTLNPIVNK comes from the coding sequence ATGATATCTGCTGATAAAATAAAAGAAATAGTAAAAAGTCAATCTGTTTTATTTGAAGGGCAAGGTCAATGGTTAAAACGCGAAACAGACATTGGCTCAAAATTAATTAGCGGTTATGTATTAGTTTTAACAGGTGTCCGAAGATCGGGAAAGAGTACCTTGCTCAAACAGTTTTCTGAATCCGTTCGGCCGAGTCTATATTTACATTTTGATGACCCAAGGTTAGTTGAATTTGAGGTACTGGATTTCTATAAAATAGAAGAAATATATGGTATGGATAGTATATACTTATTCGATGAACTGAGCAATATCCCTGAATGGGAAAAATACATCCGGCATCTTACTGAAAGAAAAGGCAAGGCGATAGTTACCGGCTCCAATGCAAACTTAATCGGTCCGGAATATGGGACCTTACTCACAGGTCGAAATCTTCCTCAGGAACTTTTCCCGCTTTCGTATAATGAATACTTATCCTTAAGAAATTATGCAAAAGGGAACGACTCATTTCAGTCCTATATTAAAGAAGGAGGCTTCCCGGAATATTTATTCCATCCCAATACAGAAATATTAAGGCAATACCTAATTGATATATTAAATAGAGATATTATCAGAAGGTATTCAGTAGTCAATACCGAAGATTTAAACCGACTTACGATGTATTTGATGAATAATATTGCACGATTATACAGTATACAAAACATAAAAAAAGCATTGGATGTCAAATCGGTCAACACACTTTCTACCTATATAACTTATCTGGAAGATGTTTATCTCTTGTTCAGTGTACCAATATATGATCTAAGTTATAAACGACAACTCATTAATAATAAAAAGATTTATGCCATTGATACAGCTATGGTAAATAGTGTCACTGTCAAAGTGAATCAGGATATTGGTAGATTGTTTGAAAATACCATATTTCTGCATTTACGTAGATATATCAGGGAAATTTTTTATTACAAAAAAGAATTTGAATGTGATTTTGTGGTTAGATGTCCAAATCAGGAATTTCAGTGTTACCAGGTATGTTATCAATTAAATGATGATAATCTAAAAAGGGAATTAAATGGTTTGGTAGAAGCACTGGAATTTTTTAAATTGGAGGAGGGCACACTTATCTCCTTTGCTCAAACGGATTATTTCGTAATAAATAATAAAAAAATTAATGTAATACCAGCCTATGAGTGGTGCACATTAAATCCAATTGTAAATAAATGA
- a CDS encoding glycosyltransferase family 4 protein, with translation MHILFIPTWFETPTHPTSGKAVKDLAYALARYGHDLTIHILYQSPDSLPLTQTLDNQIELWHSHCDQRGKLYPVWNTYSIRSYNKVFQNYTKKHGVPDLIHIHSYPSLAIAAYFNKIYGIPFFYTEHSSKVAQDNLNYIEKTLIRKYTIQAKGVSAVGHHLAHTLGKIIHRPVKVIPNTLDFDYFYPDKKIHTEDLIMINLLNKNKQVDLGIKTYLLWQKHHPHAKLHIIGDGPEKEDLTILINNLGQSDHILFYGEQHPNEWLHLLQSAACLMLLSKFETFGVVAAEALACGVPVVALENNGINEITNNEEIAILPVTSTEREVLDGIEQVIKKGNVHFINLREKLKSRLDYPVVASQYLSFYNIDSIKTT, from the coding sequence GTGCACATACTTTTTATTCCCACCTGGTTTGAGACCCCTACCCACCCTACCTCCGGCAAGGCTGTAAAAGATCTCGCCTATGCCCTCGCCCGGTATGGTCACGACCTCACGATCCATATCTTATACCAATCTCCCGATTCCCTACCCCTTACTCAAACGCTCGACAACCAAATAGAGCTCTGGCATAGCCATTGTGACCAACGCGGCAAGTTGTATCCGGTGTGGAACACCTACTCTATCCGATCCTATAACAAGGTTTTTCAGAACTACACCAAAAAACATGGCGTGCCGGACCTGATCCATATTCACAGTTATCCAAGCCTCGCGATAGCAGCCTATTTTAATAAAATTTATGGTATACCCTTTTTTTACACAGAGCATAGCTCAAAGGTGGCTCAAGATAATTTAAACTATATTGAAAAGACCCTTATTCGAAAATATACCATTCAAGCGAAAGGAGTCAGTGCTGTTGGCCACCATTTGGCACATACACTAGGCAAAATCATCCATCGACCTGTAAAAGTGATACCCAATACCCTGGATTTCGACTATTTTTATCCGGACAAAAAGATCCATACGGAGGACCTCATCATGATCAATCTGCTTAATAAAAATAAACAGGTCGACCTGGGTATCAAAACTTATCTACTGTGGCAAAAACATCATCCCCATGCCAAACTTCATATCATCGGCGATGGACCTGAAAAAGAAGACCTGACTATTCTGATCAATAACCTTGGCCAAAGTGACCATATCCTTTTTTACGGCGAGCAGCATCCAAATGAATGGCTACACCTACTCCAATCAGCGGCTTGCCTGATGTTATTGTCCAAATTTGAAACCTTTGGAGTGGTAGCAGCTGAAGCCCTGGCTTGTGGTGTCCCCGTAGTGGCCCTGGAAAACAATGGAATCAATGAGATCACAAATAATGAAGAGATCGCCATATTACCTGTCACTTCGACCGAAAGAGAGGTATTGGATGGTATTGAGCAAGTCATTAAAAAAGGTAATGTCCATTTTATAAACTTAAGAGAAAAATTAAAGTCCCGATTGGATTATCCTGTAGTCGCCAGCCAATACTTATCTTTTTACAACATCGACTCAATCAAAACTACCTGA
- a CDS encoding polysaccharide biosynthesis C-terminal domain-containing protein produces the protein MKWLPDHRGSRLFRVELAAGLIGAFISLFLAKSWGPEWQGQWSILNNFTATVAMVVTAGLPSVLISLIRRKKINEASIAKRLLNYLLTMGIVIGAICFILTLWPRYEFLISKLAYHTGGYLLMSLQILFIIAMNILAAWADAKNKLAHVSSIRLIINIALGFAVVICYFIYQKEMILLVTAVWYVFIIQSVVMALIMLQILSGTPIQAPSINTQHSVWSLIAQSGWIYLLADFCQKLNYRLDLWFLSAYRTTDQVGIYSVAASISIFLLLRARNAQRTLINSFSITDEQVNYKLIKDETKTLIRELAGIILLFLLAASILFYFFLGTEYRAGYPILYLLVAGIFFVSLTMPISAYFVYKNIPKYNLLSAATGLIINIVLNRMLIPTWGIWGAAMASLITYLAISVTLYGSYLKLIKSQV, from the coding sequence ATGAAATGGCTACCAGATCATCGGGGTTCCAGATTGTTTAGAGTGGAATTGGCTGCAGGTTTAATCGGAGCCTTTATTTCACTATTCCTGGCAAAATCCTGGGGACCAGAATGGCAAGGCCAATGGTCCATACTTAACAATTTTACAGCTACAGTGGCTATGGTGGTTACTGCCGGGCTGCCATCTGTTCTGATTTCATTGATCAGAAGAAAAAAAATAAATGAGGCATCTATCGCCAAAAGACTTTTGAACTACTTACTCACAATGGGTATTGTGATTGGGGCCATTTGTTTTATCCTGACATTATGGCCCAGGTACGAATTTCTTATTTCAAAGCTAGCCTATCATACAGGTGGCTACCTACTCATGAGTCTCCAGATACTTTTTATCATCGCTATGAATATCCTTGCTGCATGGGCTGATGCTAAAAATAAATTGGCTCATGTATCCAGTATTCGATTGATTATAAATATAGCGTTGGGCTTTGCAGTGGTAATATGTTATTTCATTTATCAAAAAGAGATGATCCTGCTGGTTACAGCTGTTTGGTATGTATTTATTATTCAGTCCGTAGTGATGGCCCTTATCATGCTCCAGATTTTATCCGGCACACCGATTCAAGCTCCGAGTATCAATACACAACATTCCGTTTGGAGCCTGATAGCCCAATCAGGGTGGATTTATTTGTTGGCCGATTTTTGCCAAAAATTAAATTATCGACTCGATTTATGGTTTTTGTCAGCATATCGCACCACAGATCAGGTAGGCATATATAGTGTCGCTGCTTCTATATCCATATTTTTACTTCTTCGTGCCCGCAATGCTCAAAGGACATTGATCAACTCATTTTCCATTACAGATGAGCAAGTTAATTACAAACTAATAAAAGACGAGACCAAAACATTGATCAGGGAGTTGGCTGGAATAATTTTACTATTCCTCCTGGCTGCATCCATTTTATTTTATTTTTTCCTTGGCACTGAATACCGGGCCGGCTACCCAATATTGTATTTGTTGGTAGCAGGCATTTTTTTTGTCTCATTGACTATGCCTATCAGTGCATACTTTGTGTATAAAAATATACCGAAATACAATTTATTATCTGCCGCCACTGGTCTCATAATAAATATCGTTTTAAACAGGATGTTGATACCTACCTGGGGAATCTGGGGTGCCGCCATGGCTTCTCTTATCACTTATTTGGCGATCTCTGTCACCTTATATGGCAGTTATTTAAAACTCATAAAGTCTCAGGTTTGA
- a CDS encoding glycosyltransferase yields MAHIYHIPTWWPSEQKPFNGIFILNLIDALAEANPNHQHTIAIHSTNLQWISPRNIIKDTINFFNKDHAVLRNEANIHYKVIKRTIGMNPITGINYIQSLTNKHLKVIESLPSKPDLIHAHVSYPSLLIAQVISKKYNIPYILTEHSTRFPDRRFEDFGYSHDQIAEAFIACSATIAVSQHLGNKFLCYGKVADYIIPNFITWQKPVLTPKAPPFTFLIIALLNDPRKKIGLVIYALSLVLKNVSEVQLIIAGEGSMKKDLMKQSAALGLNDHITWFGLTDEPKKMNLLIRSHALIISSEEETFGITAIEAHSYGLPVLSTRCGGPEEIIQPFNGILVEKNDMNKMAEGMIYMINHLQSFEAQHIQSASYAIYGKDKITSQYLKVYANILDHSKTH; encoded by the coding sequence ATGGCGCATATTTACCATATTCCGACCTGGTGGCCAAGTGAACAAAAACCTTTCAATGGCATATTTATATTGAACCTGATAGACGCGCTGGCAGAAGCCAATCCAAATCATCAACACACCATCGCCATTCATTCTACCAATCTCCAGTGGATATCTCCACGAAATATCATTAAGGACACTATCAACTTCTTTAATAAAGATCATGCAGTATTGCGAAACGAAGCCAATATCCATTATAAGGTCATAAAGCGCACTATTGGTATGAACCCTATCACCGGCATAAACTACATTCAATCTTTAACCAACAAACATCTCAAGGTAATAGAATCATTACCGTCAAAACCAGATCTTATACATGCGCATGTGAGCTACCCCTCTTTACTTATTGCCCAGGTGATTTCAAAAAAGTATAATATCCCTTATATTTTGACCGAGCATTCTACGAGGTTTCCTGATAGACGATTTGAAGACTTTGGTTATTCTCACGATCAAATTGCTGAAGCTTTTATAGCATGTTCAGCTACAATTGCAGTAAGTCAACATTTAGGCAACAAATTTTTATGCTATGGCAAGGTGGCGGACTATATCATCCCAAATTTTATAACCTGGCAGAAACCTGTTCTTACACCCAAGGCACCCCCATTCACCTTTCTGATTATTGCTCTATTAAATGACCCTAGAAAAAAAATTGGGTTGGTAATTTATGCGCTAAGCCTGGTATTAAAAAATGTTTCTGAAGTGCAGCTAATTATAGCAGGCGAGGGCTCTATGAAAAAAGATTTGATGAAACAAAGTGCGGCATTAGGATTGAATGATCATATCACCTGGTTTGGCTTGACCGATGAACCTAAAAAAATGAACTTATTAATAAGAAGTCATGCCTTAATCATATCAAGTGAAGAAGAGACTTTTGGCATCACCGCCATTGAGGCCCATTCCTATGGTCTACCAGTACTAAGTACCCGATGTGGCGGTCCTGAAGAAATCATCCAACCGTTCAATGGAATACTGGTAGAGAAAAACGATATGAATAAAATGGCAGAAGGTATGATATATATGATCAACCACCTTCAATCGTTTGAAGCCCAACATATTCAATCGGCTAGTTACGCTATCTATGGAAAGGATAAAATAACCTCTCAATATCTAAAGGTGTACGCAAATATCCTTGACCATTCCAAAACTCACTGA